A segment of the Colletotrichum destructivum chromosome 3, complete sequence genome:
AACCCGGCCTCACATTAGGCCGAAGGACGTTGTAGCACAGCAGAGAGGCGCGACATTGCTGTTAGGATATGGTAATAGCAACGGGTGCAGCAGAAGTAAGTCAATGAGTCGTTGGAACTTTGGGACAGAACAATAGATGTTATCAGCATGGAGAAAGAACGCGACAAATCATGTTAGGGCTGCCACGAGGACCTTGCATTGTGGAAAGCTGTTTCATGCTGATAACACGTATGGACTCATACCTCGATGGATCGTTCAGACGAAAGCCAGTCGACTTCTTTCATTCAAGCAGATGTCCGCCGTGCATCCAGACTAGACCTGAGACTCGGGATCATTCTGCATCGTGGCCTCTTTGACCAAAAAGCTCCGTTGCTTATAGTGCAAGCCTCAAGACCGCTAGATGACGTACTTGAAATTATTTAGTTTCAGGTCCCAAGAGGCACTGATCAGATACAAACTCACTGGGATGAAAAGGTATGGGACCTCTCTTTCATACTGCTTCCAAGCCTCGCCGTACTTTCTTCGGCATCGGTTCATGTCTCTGTTGGTGCGGTGGATGATCATGAccatgaagaagacgaaatAGAACCAGGGAAACGGGCTCCTGTATTCCCAATGTCTGTCAGTCAGAGTCGGGAAAAACAACAGGAAGCCTCGAGACCGAGCAGACGTCACGTACTTGAACCCGGTGATCAGGCCCCACGAAAACGAGAAGAACATGTCCGGGACATAGTTCGGCTTCCGGATGATGGCGAACCACCCGTCCACCATGATGCGGTCGCCCGCTTCCGTCTCGATGACCTTGGGATTCTCGATCGCCTGCCAGGGCACCTGGGGGAACGTCCTGCGCCTGACCAGCTGGCCCCTCTCCTGGTGCCGGAACGCGTTCTTCTGGCCGTTGGCGCTGTCCCACATCCagtagaagaagaaataGGCGACACTCAGTGCGGTTAGAGCAAAGTGGTTCCAGTGGTACTCGGAAGGGTCGTGGTTGGCGAGGTACAGGGCGCAGTGGCAGTAAGTGAACGGCACGCCGGCCATGTTCCAGAAGGTGAGCAGAAACCCGAGCTTCTCGAAGTACATGTCCCTGAATTGTGTCTGTGTGAGTCGAGCTCTAGGTACTTCTGAGTGTTTATGAGGGTGGAACGTACCAGCTGGTGATGATCATCTGCTCTGCTTTGGCACAGGCGTTGGCGTAGAGGTAGTGTGCGCCGGCCAGAAACACCACCTCGCCCGAGACGTATCCGTACCGCTCGTATTGCCGGGCAGCGACCGAGCATGTGATGAGGAACAAGATGAACCACGGGATCCGGACCTCGTAGAACATTTTGAAATCAAGGATGCCGATGCGCGGGTTCAGCTCGGCGCCCATGAAGAAGTCGTAGATCGGGTAGCCCGTGAGCCGGTGCGTGCGTCCGCGGATGACGGCCTGAAAGTAGACGACGAAACTGTTCAGGAACCCGGAAAGGATGGCGACGGTCATGAGAGACCCGAACTCGTCGATCAATGTGTAGAGCGGGAAGATTCCGGTGGCGTgcaggacggcggcgatggcgagcgTCGCGTAGAAGCTGGTGTAGGCCGAGCAGTAGTAGGGAAGCCGCTTGCCCCCCTCGTGACGGAGCGGGCGCCCATAGTT
Coding sequences within it:
- a CDS encoding Putative sterol reductase produces the protein MNSKQRTKVASSTRIQHNTEDHDAPAISLSTKYRDGASDEFEFGGSLGTSALMIGFPLVMWYMWVGATYYDGQVPLPAPGQSWPEFSRHLAHLVYEGAYPTTKAWSVYWIFFIGEALMYCYMPGVLNYGRPLRHEGGKRLPYYCSAYTSFYATLAIAAVLHATGIFPLYTLIDEFGSLMTVAILSGFLNSFVVYFQAVIRGRTHRLTGYPIYDFFMGAELNPRIGILDFKMFYEVRIPWFILFLITCSVAARQYERYGYVSGEVVFLAGAHYLYANACAKAEQMIITSWDMYFEKLGFLLTFWNMAGVPFTYCHCALYLANHDPSEYHWNHFALTALSVAYFFFYWMWDSANGQKNAFRHQERGQLVRRRTFPQVPWQAIENPKVIETEAGDRIMVDGWFAIIRKPNYVPDMFFSFSWGLITGFKSPFPWFYFVFFMVMIIHRTNRDMNRCRRKYGEAWKQYEREVPYLFIPVSLYLISASWDLKLNNFKYVI